In Hippoglossus stenolepis isolate QCI-W04-F060 chromosome 13, HSTE1.2, whole genome shotgun sequence, a single genomic region encodes these proteins:
- the col4a1 gene encoding collagen alpha-1(IV) chain has protein sequence MLLPSGALFLLAAFYCSVDLTQAEGCGTSCGKCDCSGVKGAKGERGFPGLQGNMGFPGMQGPEGPPGAMGPAGGMGEPGASGMKGVRGPPGLHGFPGNPGLPGINGNDGPPGSSGIPGCNGTKGERGLDGTSGFPGLQGPPGIPGFPGIKGDAGGVIGIVPVKGDKGFPGTPGLPGSIGPSGPTGPPGPRGYQGPKGELGPPGPAGEKGDKLAFVSEKGEKGEQGFRGPPGPPGPPSEGVEGHTTVYVPGHTGDRGLQGDKGEKGICTPHLNGIKGEPGPPGPRGKPGKDGDYGTKGDKGFPGGPGYVGSQGEKGERGPPGFGHGSPGPPGPHGLPGLQGEKGFPGPQGEVGQPGRHSEGPRGERGQKGDVGEKGERGIEGESLVGPPGQPGIDGPPGPPGLPLNSSKCDITRGNLGPAGPPGLQGEVGQKGDRGDTCVQCEAFGPPGLTGPHGPKGEHGPPGPVGGKGEKGQSGTPGQPGRPGTLGHSGLRGLPGAVGEPGDISLAPGLKGDKGLPGFAGSQGQPGVNGQSGRDGLPGVPGLKGEPAKDGLKGERGFDGDPGRIGTPGERGPPGLPGIGQHGEAGEKGSPGRPGIPGASGGLGAKGEPGVGVSSPGPQGVTGPRGETGRSGGQGDRGLVGDAGLPGFPGQKGEQGSYGIGFPGPSGPKGISGIPGASGLPGEPGRPGQDGFSGQPGSPGQKGEPGRGLPGPKGLQGLPGIPGFQGEKGSIGPHGIPGQEGQTGPPGSQGITGDMGPPGPSGLVGLPGEPGKGSTGAPGTQGQPGGPGPHGSVGVKGERGYPGTPGLDMPGLQGEKGASGFPGPSGSKGLPGRTGLPGRDGLLGSQGSKGEMGVIGTPGIQGFPGKAGTPGSAGLRGDPGITGQRGGTGQSGPKGERGERGLQGPPGNMTEVDMEHMKGEKGDLGDFGNPGVTGDKGHRGLSGDSGMPGKDGEPGLPGQPGNKGDPGFPGEPGSMGQPGQKGSVGEMGIPGVLGPKGTKGDFGTSGHPGFRGTDGLKGDRGAAGDPGIGIPGHPGEKGHSGQPGFPGTPGDKGQKGPEGMPGQPGLQGSKGENGSLGYPGQQGRPGEKGTPGLSGSAGEHGREGRPGEGGLQGPPGVPGEKGEHGVDGIPGSSGERGEPGFPGRGFPGPSGDFGGKGDKGSPGFPGTPGHPGVPGIKGDKGLSGSQGPHGETGERGVQGISLEGPKGVTGEPGKPGEAGSPGAPGPGGVSGRDGQKGDRGNQGLPGYQGETGTKGDPGFIGNPGQAGLPGIDGQKGEMGLHGVPGFPGVKGNFGDIGFKGEFGDRGFTGEKGSEGPPGTPGPHTYIKGDIGFPGIQGLPGPQGPSGFPGQKGLQGMTGIAGLKGEDGLPGYHGQAGGKGEPGLSGPQGPRGYPGPPGPDGVPGQVGQPGPSSMEHGFLVTRHSQTVEVPYCPQGTSLIYDGYSLLYVQGNARSHGQDLGTAGSCLRKFSPMPFLFCNINNVCNFASRNDYSYWLTSPEPMPMSMAPITGEGIKPFISRCSVCEAPAMVIAVHSQSIMIPQCPLGWDSLWIGYSFVMHTSAGAEGSGQALASPGSCLEEFRSAPFIECHGRGTCNYYANSYSFWLATIEDDEMFTKPVPTTLKAGSLRTHISRCQVCMKRT, from the exons GGAGGTATGGGTGAACCAGGGGCTTCTGGAATGAAAGGAGTGAGG GGTCCTCCTGGTCTGCACGGTTTCCCAGGAAACCCAGGACTACCA GGCATCAATGGAAACGATGGCCCACCAGGTTCATCAGGTATCCCAGGATGCAATGGGACTAAA ggagaAAGAGGACTGGATGGCACCTCTGGTTTTCCTGGTCTTCAAGGACCTCCG GGCATCCCAGGATTTCCTGGAATAAAG GGTGATGCTGGTGGTGTGATCGGGATTGTTCCCGTGAAAGGAGACAAAGGATTCCCTGGCACACCTGGATTACCT GGATCGATCGGACCTTCTGGACCCACCGGACCTCCAGGACCTCGCGGCTACCAAGGACCCAAA GGTGAGCTAGGCCCCCCAGGCCCTGCTGGAGAGAAG GGTGACAAGCTGGCTTTTGTGagtgaaaaaggagaaaag GGTGAACAAGGATTTCGGGGCCCCCCCGGTCCCCCAGGACCTCCATCAGAGGGAGTGGAAGGACACACCACAGTCTACGTACCTGGACATACG GGAGATAGAGGACTTCAAGGAGATAAAGGAGAGAAA GGCATCTGCACACCTCATCTCAATGGTATTAAAGGTGAACCTGGACCACCTGGACCCAGA GGTAAACCTGGAAAAGATGGAGATTATGGGACaaag GGAGATAAAGGATTTCCAGGAGGTCCCGGATACGTTGGTTCCCAG ggtGAAAAAGGAGAACGAGGACCACCAGGTTTT GGTCACGGTTCCCCTGGCCCTCCTGGTCCGCATGGTCTCCCTGGGTTACAAGGAGAAAAAG GTTTCCCTGGGCCTCAGGGAGAAGTAGGTCAACCAG GCCGACACAGTGAAGGGCCTCGAGGAGAGAGGGGTCAGAAGGGAGACGTGggtgagaaaggagagaggggtATAGAGGGAGAGTCTCTGGTTGGTCCTCCAGGACAACCAGGTATCGATGGCCCCCCTGGACCACCCGGACTCCCAC TTAATTCGAGTAAATGTGACATCACGAGAGGTAATCTTGGCCCAGCTGGACCTCCAGGGTTACAAGGGGAAGTTGGACAAAAAg GTGACCGAGGAGATACCTGTGTTCAGTGTGAGGCTTTCGGCCCACCTGGATTAACTGGTCCCCATGGGCCTAAGGGAGAGCATG GACCACCCGGTCCAGTTGGAGGCAAAGGAGAAAAGGGTCAGTCAGGCACTCCCGGACAACCTGGACGACCT GGTACTCTGGGCCATTCTGGGTTGCGGGGACTTCCTGGTGCTGTTGGTGAGCCTGGCGACATTTCCCTAGCTCCTGGTCTGAAGGGAGACAAAGGTCTTCCTGGTTTTGCTGGTTCACAGGGGCAGCCAGGAGTGAATGGACAGTCAGGGAGAGACGGCCTCCCGGGTGTACCTGGCCTCAAAGGAGAACCT GCGAAAGACGGCCTTAAGGGTGAGCGAGGATTTGATGGGGACCCTGGTCGTATTGGAACCCCAGGAGAAAGAGGTCCTCCTGGTCTTCCAGGCATCGGGCAACATGGAGAGGCTGGAGAGAAAGGCAGTCCAGGGAGACCAGGAATTCCTGGAGCTTCTGGAGGACTAG GTGCAAAAGGGGAGCCAGGTGTGGGTGTGAGCTCTCCAGGACCTCAGGGAGTAACTGGACCACGTGGAGAAACTGGCAGATCTGGAGGTCAAG GGGACAGAGGTTTGGTGGGAGATGCAGGGTTGCCAGGTTTCCCTGGACAGAAAGGTGAACAAGGATCCTATGGAATAGGTTTTCCAGGGCCATCAGGTCCAAAAG GAATCAGTGGAATTCCAGGAGCTTCAGGATTACCAGGAGAGCCAGGAAGACCAGGACAGGACGGTTTCAGTGGACAACCTGGTTCACCTGGACAAAAA GGTGAACCAGGGCGTGGTCTTCCTGGCCCAAAAGGTTTGCAGGGCCTTCCGGGAATTCCTGGTTTCCAGGGAGAGAAGGGTAGCATTGGACCACATGGTATTCCTGGGCAAGAAGGGCAGACGGGACCTCCTGGATCTCAGGGAATCACAG GTGACATGGGACCCCCAGGGCCTTCTGGACTGGTTGGCTTACCAGGTGAACCAGGAAAAGGCTCAACTGGAGCGCCTGGAACACAGGGACAACCTGGAGGGCCCGGACCACACG GTAGCGTAGGTgtaaagggagagagaggctaCCCTGGAACTCCTGGTCTGGACATGCCGGGActtcagggagagaagggagcCTCCGGATTCCCAGGACCCTCGGGCTCCAAAGGACTGCCAGGGCGAACGGGCTTGCCAGGCAGGGACGGGCTGTTAGGAAGCCAAG GTTCTAAGGGTGAAATGGGGGTCATTGGGACACCGGGAATACAGGGATTTCCTGGAAAAGCTGGTACACCTGGATCTGCTGGTCTGAGAG GTGATCCTGGTATCACTGGACAAAGAGGTGGTACTGGACAGTCTGGACCTaaaggagaaaggggagagCGAGGTCTTCAGGGACCTCCAGGGAACATGACCGAAGTTGACATGGAGCACatgaagggagagaagggagaccTCGGAGACTTTG GTAACCCTGGCGTCACCGGAGACAAGGGCCACCGTGGCCTGTCTGGAGACTCTGGTATGCCAGGCAAAGATGGAGAGCCTGGATTACCTGGACAACCAG GTAACAAAGGAGACCCTGGTTTTCCTGGAGAGCCTGGCAGCATGGGACAACCTGGACAGAAGGGCAGTGTAGGAGAGATGGGAATACCAG gtgtgTTGGGTCCAAAAGGTACTAAAGGAGACTTTGGCACATCGGGACATCCAGGATTCAGAGGCACTGATGGACTGAAAGGAGACAGGGGAGCAGCTGGTGATCCAGGTATTGGGATCCCGGGACATCCAGGAGAAAAG GGTCATTCAGGTCAGCCAGGATTTCCAGGAACACCAGGAGACAAGGGTCAGAAGGGTCCTGAGGGTATGCCCGGCCAACCAGGACTGCAAGGCTCCAAAGGAGAAAATGGAAGCCTCGGGTACCCAG gtCAGCAAGGTAGACCAGGTGAGAAGGGTACCCCTGGGCTCTCTGGGTCAGCAGGCGAGCACGGTCGTGAAGGCCGTCCCG GTGAAGGCGGCTTGCAGGGACCCCCTGGTGTTcctggagagaagggagagcaTGGAGTGGATGGCATCCCAGGATCCtcaggggagagaggagagccaG GTTTCCCTGGCCGAGGTTTCCCTGGGCCATCTGGAGATTTTGGTGGCAAAG GTGACAAAGGTAGTCCTGGCTTCCCTGGTACTCCAGGTCACCCTGGAGTCCCTGGTATCAAAGGTGATAAGGGACTTTCAGGATCACAGGGACCACATGgtgagacaggagagaggggagtCCAAGGTATCTCTCTCGAGGGCCCCAAGGGAGTTACGGGAGAGCCAGGAAAACCTGGAGAAGCAG GATCCCCAGGAGCACCGGGACCCGGTGGTGTGTCAGGCAGAGATGGACAAAAGGGAGATAGAGGAAATCAGGGTCTCCCTGGTTACCAGGGAGAGACAGGAACGAAGGGTGACCCCGGATTTATTGGAAATCCT GGACAAGCTGGACTCCCAGGTATCGATGGACAGAAAGGAGAGATGGGACTACATGGTGTCCCAGGGTTCCCAG GTGTAAAGGGTAACTTCGGGGACATTGGATTCAAAGGAGAGTTTGGAGACAGAGGATTCACTGGAGAAAAAG GTAGTGAAGGCCCCCCTGGTACCCCTGGGCCCCACACCtacattaaaggagacattggCTTCCCAGGAATTCAAGGTCTTCCAGGACCACAGGGGCCATCTGGGTTCCCTGGACAGAAAGGACTGCAAG GTATGACAGGTATTGCTGGACTGAAAGGCGAAGACGGCCTTCCTGGATACCACGGTCAGGCTGGAGGCAAAGGAGAGCCCGGTCTGTCAGGGCCACAAG GACCCAGGGGATATCCGGGCCCCCCAGGACCTGACGGCGTTCCAGGTCAAGTGGGTCAACCTGGCCCCTCCTCCATGGAGCATGGGTTTCTGGTAACCCGTCACAGCCAAACAGTGGAGGTGCCATATTGTCCTCAGGGAACATCGCTCATATATGATGGCTACTCCTTGCTCTACGTACAAGGCAATGCACGGTCTCATGGACAGGACTTAG gtACGGCAGGCAGCTGTTTACGAAAGTTCAGTCCCATGCCCTTCCTGTTCTGTAACATCAACAACGTGTGCAACTTTGCCTCACGTAACGACTACTCCTACTGGCTCACCTCCCCCGAGCCCATGCCCATGAGCATGGCTCCTATCACTGGTGAAGGCATCAAACCCTTCATCAGCAG gtgttctgtgtgtgaggcTCCAGCCATGGTGATAGCAGTTCACAGTCAGTCCATCATGATCCCTCAGTGCCCTCTTGGCTGGGACTCTCTGTGGATTGGCTACTCCTTTGTCATG cacACCAGCGCCGGTGCTGAGGGTTCAGGTCAGGCTCTGGCCTCTCCAGGTTCCTGTCTGGAGGAGTTCCGCAGCGCTCCGTTCATCGAGTGTCACGGTCGTGGAACCTGCAACTACTACGCCAACTCCTACAGCTTCTGGCTCGCCACCATCGAAGATGATGAGATGTTTAC GAAACCTGTCCCGACGACACTAAAAGCAGGCAGTCTCAGAACACACATCAGCCGCTGTCAGGTGTGCATGAAGAGGACATAA